The Mauremys reevesii isolate NIE-2019 unplaced genomic scaffold, ASM1616193v1 Contig1, whole genome shotgun sequence genome includes a region encoding these proteins:
- the LOC120392371 gene encoding C-type lectin domain family 2 member D-like, whose protein sequence is MEKVAVSAQSDQLLAPNGKGEPERREAEPGYWPGPQSSKPAAQKVLVAVLGAVIALLVLTLIVTTAVLAGGKSTPCLAAVACPDGWLRYGGKCYYFSELEGNWSSSQSHCSSLSASLAGIDTLQEKAFMLRYKGLPDHWIGLRREQDQPWKWPNGTEFNNPFEVTVEGDCAYLNEKGVVSSSRCYTRRNWICSKPDVMMKTNDNSAGRD, encoded by the exons atggagaaagttgcagTTTCTGCTCAGTCAGATCAGCTCCTAGCACCCAATGGCAAGGGAGAGCCAGAGAGAAGAGAAGCAGAACCAG GTTATTGGCCTGGCCCCCAGTCATCAAAACCTGCTGCACAGAAAGTGCTGGTGGCTGTTCTAGGCGCAGTCATTGCCCTCCTCGTTCTCACACTGATCGTTACCACAGCTGTTTTGGCAG GGGGGAAATCGACACCGTGTTTGGCTGCCGTCGCATGCCCTGATGGCTGGCTCAGGTATGGAGGGAAATGTTACTATTtctcagagctggaagggaactggagctccagccagagccacTGCTCTTCCCTCAgcgcctccctggctgggatcgaCACCCTGCAGGAGAAG GCTTTCATGCTGCGCTATAAAGGTCTCCCAGACCACTGGATCGGCCTCCGGAGGGAACAGGACCAGCCCTGGAAATGGCCAAATGGCACAGAATTCAACAACCC GTTTGAAGTAACGGTCGAAGGAGACTGTGCTTATCTGAATGAGAAGGGTGTTGTGAGCTCTTCAAGGTGCTACACGAGGAGAAACTGGATCTGCAGCAAACCAGATGTAATGATGAAGACGAATGACAATTCAGCAGGAAGGGACTGA
- the LOC120392370 gene encoding C-type lectin domain family 2 member D-like, whose protein sequence is MLCAPWCLWLPLGQEGFIQDTSLLFTTSSWGKSTPCLAAVACPKGWVGYGGKCYYFSELEGNWSSSQSHCSSLGASLAGIDTLQEKAFMLRYKGLPDHWIGLWREQDQPWKWPNGTEFNNLFEVRGGGDCAYLNEKGVVSSSRCYTRRNWICSKPNVTMKRNDNSAGRD, encoded by the exons ATGCTCTGTGCTCCCTGGTGTCTCTGGCTTCCCTTGGGCCAGGAAGGATTCATACAGGACACATCTCTGCTCTTTACCACTTCCTCCT GGGGGAAATCGACACCGTGTTTGGCTGCCGTCGCATGCCCTAAAGGCTGGGTTGGGTACGGAGGGAAATGTTACTATTtctcagagctggaagggaactggagctccagccagagccacTGCTCTTCCCTTggcgcctccctggctgggattgACACCCTGCAGGAGAAG GCTTTCATGCTGCGCTATAAAGGTCTCCCAGACCACTGGATCGGCCTCTGGAGGGAACAGGACCAGCCCTGGAAATGGCCAAATGGCACCGAATTCAACAACCT GTTTGAAGTAAGGGGAGGAGGAGATTGTGCTTATCTGAATGAGAAGGGTGTTGTGAGCTCTTCAAGGTGCTACACGAGGAGAAACTGGATCTGCAGCAAACCAAATGTAACGATGAAGAGAAATGACAATTCAGCAGGAAGGGACTGA